The sequence CCCCACCGGGTTCACGTTCCCTCCTCCTCAGTTCTTCCCTGTAACAGCAGGAGCAGAAGTTGTTTGTCTCAGGGTGTCCATAGAAGCTGCAGTTCGGTTGTTTGCATTTGGTCTGGGTTGGGGGAAGCCCCCGGGGACTTCCGGCCCATCCATCTGGCTCAGGGGGCTCTCTGTAGCCATTGCTATAGGAATCAGCCACGCGGAAGGTGGGTGGTAACAATGCACCCCTGTGAACTCCATCCTTGGAGTGACTGCCTGGCTCCAGAGAAGGGATGCTGTCCTGATGGGGGTAGGGTCGCCCAGGAGGGCATTGTCTGGGGAAGGTGGCATATGGTGGTAGGCCCCCAACACATGGACCCCCTGCCAACTGCCTCCGGGGTTCCTGGCAGTGGACTCCACCCCCAGAAGGCCGAGGGATAGTAAAGCCCCCAGGGTAGCCAGTAGAGAATGCCGTTGTCTTGGACTCTGCTGGGGGGGCAGTCAGCAGCTCCTCCCCGCCATCTGGCTCTGGCTTTTTGGCTGGAGGAGGCCCACTCCCTGCTCCTCCATTCATGatcttcctctctgcctccttctgCTTCTGCTCTGCCAGGAATCTCTCCTCCGCATCAGAAAGGTAGCGCTGGATCATCTCCTCCTGATATTGGTGACGGTGACCCATCTTCAGGGTtccaacaaaaataaatttccccTCCCCTTGCATTGCAATCCTCATAATGCTCAGGCTTTGCATCACCTCCTGGCTATACTTGCTACCTCCATTACCAACAGACTCAGATGTAGGCTTCTCAGATACAGGCCCATCCCCAGCTGCCTCCTCCTTACCACCCTTCCAGCTCTTCagtgtgtttttcttcttcttctccagtGTCTCAGTGCCACTGCTTACCCCTGACCCCATTCCCATCCCTCCAGGCTTAGAACCCTTGCTGTGCATCAGGCCTCCCATGTTCTTCTTAAGCTTGCTCCCCAAGGTTTTGCCAAAGCTGCCCAGTTTGTTAGCCACAGAATCTGCCCTCTTCTTGTCCTTCTCCCGATCTCGTTTTGACTTCTCTTTCCGCTTGCTGCCCTCATTGCTGGTAGAACTGCTGCCAACTGACTCCTTGTCTGATTCCCCAGACTCAGGAGTGGACCGGGGCTCATCTCCAGCCAAGGCTGTGGGGGACTCAGGCTGGGCCAGGGGAGCCTAGAAGAGACAAGAACAGTATTGACAGTCATCCCATTGGTCTGAGTTGAGGGAAGCCCCCAGGGACCTCTAGCCCACCCAGCTGGCGCTCATGGGGCTCCCTGCAGCCATTGATGTAGGAATTAGTCATGTGGAAACAGCATAGTAACACCCCTACAAACTCCATTCTTGGAGTGACTGCCAAGTTCCGTGATGGGGTCACCCAGGAGGGCATTGTTCTTCCCCAGCTCAGTCAGCTCTCCCATAGACCAGGGAAAGATGTATCTAATATTTAACTTTTATCTCACCCCCTGCAATATGACTCCCTTCTATAATAAGGAGATATCAAAATGAGGCCTGACTGTTCTTCTAGAGCAATGAGCAACTATACAATACGTGGCCTCTGGGTGAGGAGGGAGAATATTCTATAGACACTAGAAGGTCCTTTATTATAAATTTCTCTATGCCAAATTCTGCCCAAAATTAATCTCAAGCATGTCTTAACTAACCACAGCCAACCAAGTCTAACCATGCTGCATCCCCCTAGACATTCAGCCCTGGAGTCCATCAATttgccctggctcctgtgttcctgATCTATGGATAATAATGACGTCCTCAGAACCTCCTGAATCAGGAACTCTTTAAGCTATTCTGTCTCCTCTGGTGCCCAACACAGAGGTCTATGTATAGAGGGCTTGGGACAAAGTAATGACAATCTCAAGCTCACCAAAAAGTCCAAAAAACTTTTCTTGAAGAATGTGTGTTAGTATCAGAAATCAGAGCTTGGTTGGAGAGGAGATGTGGAAAACAGAGGGCAGTGACAAGTAGAAAGGCAGGAAAAAGTGTCTTTTGGAACTTATCTGATATTTTCCAGTTATTCCTAACCTTGAATCATAAGCCACCACTCAGAAGAGATTCAGAAGGAGACCACCACCAGATGTCCTTGTTCTGTCACTGAAAATGAGGACGTACAAGGGTGAGGTGGTTGAGAAGTCCTCACCTGTGCATCAGAGGACACTGGGATCCACTTCACATTCATGTAGCTATGAAGCAAATGCAGTTTGACCTCTAGGGACAGGATTACActgtgaaaaggagaaaaaagaattaaaaacatactGTGACCTTTAAAGAGCAAAGCATTGTGATCCAGTTGGGAGGTGGGCTGGGAGAGGACTACATGGCTTGGGACTCAGACAGGGTTGGGTTTGAATTATAGCTCTACCAAATACTAAAGCTTTATGACCTTCAGCAAGTCACTTCAACCTCCCCGAAACTCAGCTGGGGTTGACAATGGGGATAGATAATAATATCTATCCTGTGGGGTTGTTAAGATTAAAATGGTATTTGGAAAGggcccagcacagtgtctggaaAATAGGAAATACTGAACAGtagccattattattgttgttgttataaatattatttaaaaggaGCTTTTGATAATCAGgtgagaactttttaaaaagccgTAAACTCTGGGTTTTTGAATCAATCCCTCTCAGTTGGGTCCCAGTTTCAGGAGCCCAAAGAAGGAAGCACAGGGTAAGAGGTAAGGAAGGAGCTTTTAGATTCATATGCCCTTCACAGGAAGCTGTGGAAGGAGGTAGGAGGAAGGGTAAACCAGATTCCAGGAGGCGGGACGGGGGGTAGGGGAGAATGTGTTTTCCTTGCTGTTTAAATTCCAGAAAGGCAAAAATCAAGAGCAAACTATTTTGGTCAACTACTTAAAAATCCTCTCACTTGAGCCGGAGAAGTGTGATTTGATTATCTTGATTTTCTGATTACTATTTTGGGATTCTGGGATGTATCAATGTACGAACACTCTtcatagtaaaaggaaagaaCAAGTCCATCTTCCCAAAGATACTGGAGCTAGGATATGACAGTCTTGCCTCAGAGCTGAGGAAAAGTCCCTGGGAGACAGATGCTGTATGTGGAAGAGATGGCAGCTACAAAGCAGATGGAAGGGCTAGGCCTGCCTCACCTGGCCAATCGGACATTGTCATTGTCATCTTTGCCCCATTCCCAGCCCTTTCCAGGGTCCACAGCAAAGTGCAAGGGCAGCAGCTTATGCTCTGAATCTGTAAGTGGGAtcacagctggagaggaaaaAACATGACATCAAAGAGTCTCCTTGAGGAGAGACCAAGGCAACTGAACACAGTCTGACTTAACTAAAAAGGAGGCTGAATCATAACACAGGTCTCTAACTGAAGTCACTTCTCAACTCTTACATGTAAATTACCCTAGCATTAAAAACTAACAGActgggggggctggcccagtggcggtcaagtgcgtgtgctccgctacagcagcctggggtttgcaggttcggaccccgggcacgcactgatgcactgcttgtcaagccatgctgtggcagcgtcccatataaagtagaggaagatgggcacagatgttagcccagggccaatcttcttcagcaaaaagaggaggattggcatcagatcttggctcagagctaatcttcctcacacacacacacaaaaaatctaacAGACTGGTTTTCCCTTAATATCCAGCACACAATTTAGGCCACTAATCTCCATGACTCCCCACCAGTCAGTCAACTAACACTCATGATGTTCTTGCCAGTGAATGTGAATTCAGGGAATTCAAAATCATTATTAAGGGCCggccgtggcttggcggttaagtgcgcgcgctccgctgctggcggcccgggttcggatcccgggcgcgcacagatgcaccgcttctccggcctcggccgcgtcccacatacagcaactggaaggatgtgcagctatgacatacaactatctactggggctttggggggaaaaaataaataaacaaaaatctttaaaaaaaaaaaatcattattaagaCAAATACAGCAAAGCATCATTTGGAAGGTTATGACCTCAATACATATGCTCTTTACTCCAGAATAGGGAGCAGGGAAGAGAAGCTACtgtgtttttcccccaaaccattttcttttttcttaatcctTCATTTTAAAACGCTGGTATATCTTATAGCTTAGTAAAACAGTATCAATATACGTGCTGTCTGGGCTTCATGTCACTTAATTCTTTCTTCTTACATTCTCTCTCATATCtgtttttccaaatgaaaataaagcaaaccaaAAGACACCAGAGACACAGACATTGCATTCGATACCTTGTTCCTTGGCATTCTCCTTCTGTTCCATGGACACAAGTGCAGAAAAGTGGGCCTGATCGTAGGCGAGCACCAGAGGTGAGCGGTGACACTGGCTGGCTGGGACCTCCAAGGGCAGATAGATTCCCCCAAAGGGAATAGGGGCGAATGCTGCAGGAAACCATGAAGATTATTCTCAAGGCTATGTTCTTGCCTAGTGGGCAATCCCTCCACCCCACTGCCAATTGAGTCATCCCTTTCATTCCAACCCCTGTTTAATAATTCTTTCCTGAGAAGCCCCATCAATTAACCCCAACTGCTTTCCTCTGAATCTCTTGAGAATTTTGTATTATTCTAATTTATACCTTGTTTTTTCCCAAGGGTCTATATTTCCCCTTTCCTGCCCTCCTCCCAGTACTTAGCCCAAGGCTCTGCAAATAGGGGATGCTCAGGCTGGAGTGAGGATTAACTGACTCACCTTCCCCACCGGAGTCCCTCAGCATGGTGTCTGCCACGACGACTATGGGCCTCCTAAGCACATGGGCAAGGACAAAGACGTGGAATTCTTCTAGGCTCTCATATACAGGCTCCTCTGAACTCTCCACCCTAGAGTTGCAAGAGGGGAGACAGTGGAAGGGATACagtggaagggagagggaagaaaacaaaacaagagacCCCTGAAGACCAGTTctgcaaagaggaaaaagagactatccttttctggttttctaaCCTTAAGGCTGCCACAGACATAGCTGATTATTTTATGCTACCATGGCTATTTCtacttccatttcacagatgggaaatctGAGAAAAGAGATTTGAAGGCTCTAGGGTTAAAGTAGTGTTAGGAATCTGAAGGTAATCCCTCTCTTAATACCCATGTTGTTCAACAACCTTTCCCAATTCTCTTTATCCAGTAGCTCAGTACACAACTGTGTAGCCTCATCCTGCTTACTTTACCCACCACAACCACTCACACATCACACTCATCAtgtcctacaaaaaaaaaaaattcctcctcCTATGTTCCCTTACTTGAAGAACAGCCTCACCATCTACCTAGTGACCTAATCAGAAATCTGTGAAATAGTTATTGTTCTTTATCTCTGATCTTCAATTAGTCACCTGGCTTAACCAATTCCATCTCTTAAGTGTCTCTTATATCTGTCTCCTCTGGCCCATCTGCAATCTACCACTCCTGCTCACACCCTCTCCTTCCTGGATTACTACAACAGCCTCTAGTCTCATTCTCCTGCACTTCGTCATCTACTCGGCTGTCAGTGTGTTCAAACACACGAATTTGCCCCTGTCACTTACATACTCATAATTCAATGGCTTCCTGCCCCCTAAAGCAATGTTATTCAACATTGGGTGCTTGCtacaaatgcagatttctgggcctTACATCAGTCCAACTCAACTGGACTTCCTTAGGGTGGAggtccagaaatctgcattttaaacaatcCTCTCAGATTATTCTTATGCACAATAAAGTTTAGATAGgttataatttttaactttttattacagaaaatttcaaaattttaaacatactcAAAACTAGAAAGAATATTATACTAAACTCTCATGTATCCATCACCCAGCCTCAACAATTATAAACACATGGTCAATCTCGTTTCACCTAGACCTCAATCTATTTCCCTatcagcccccagcccaccccaccaGATTATTCTGAGGCAAACTGGACACcatatcatttcatccataaatatttcagtttctatctCTAAAAAATGTCTCCTTTTAAAAACAACCACAATACCATTaatatcacatttaaaaaattttacaataATCAAACATAGACATTGTTCACATTTCCCCAACTGTCTTATAAATGTCCATTCCGATTGGTTGATATGTGTTTTaactgtctttttttgtgtgtatgtgaggaagatcagccctgagctaacatccatgctaatcctcctctttttgctgaggaagaccagctctgagctaacatctattgccaatcctcctcctttttattttcccccaaagccccagtggatagttgtatgtcacagttgcatatccttctagtggctgtatgtgggacgcagcctcagcatggccacagaagcagtgcgtcggtgcgcacccgggatccgaaccccggccaccagtagc comes from Diceros bicornis minor isolate mBicDic1 chromosome 4, mDicBic1.mat.cur, whole genome shotgun sequence and encodes:
- the OTUD7B gene encoding OTU domain-containing protein 7B, translated to MTLDMDAVLSDFVRSTGAEPGLARDLLEGKNWDMSAALSDFEQLRQVHAGNLPPPFSEGSGGSRTPEKAFSDRESARPPRPTLQRQDDIIQEKRLSRGISHASSSIVSLARSHVSSNGGGGGSSEHPLEMPICAFQLPDLTVYNEDFRSFIERDLIEQSMLVALEQAGRLNWWVSVDPTCQRLLPLATTGDGNCLLHAASLGMWGFHDRDLMLRKALYALMEKGAEKEALKRRWRWQQTQQNKESGLVYTEDEWQKEWNELIKLASSEPRMHLGTNGANCGGVESSEEPVYESLEEFHVFVLAHVLRRPIVVVADTMLRDSGGEAFAPIPFGGIYLPLEVPASQCHRSPLVLAYDQAHFSALVSMEQKENAKEQAVIPLTDSEHKLLPLHFAVDPGKGWEWGKDDNDNVRLASVILSLEVKLHLLHSYMNVKWIPVSSDAQAPLAQPESPTALAGDEPRSTPESGESDKESVGSSSTSNEGSKRKEKSKRDREKDKKRADSVANKLGSFGKTLGSKLKKNMGGLMHSKGSKPGGMGMGSGVSSGTETLEKKKKNTLKSWKGGKEEAAGDGPVSEKPTSESVGNGGSKYSQEVMQSLSIMRIAMQGEGKFIFVGTLKMGHRHQYQEEMIQRYLSDAEERFLAEQKQKEAERKIMNGGAGSGPPPAKKPEPDGGEELLTAPPAESKTTAFSTGYPGGFTIPRPSGGGVHCQEPRRQLAGGPCVGGLPPYATFPRQCPPGRPYPHQDSIPSLEPGSHSKDGVHRGALLPPTFRVADSYSNGYREPPEPDGWAGSPRGLPPTQTKCKQPNCSFYGHPETNNFCSCCYREELRRREREPGGELLVHRF